The Falco naumanni isolate bFalNau1 chromosome 14, bFalNau1.pat, whole genome shotgun sequence genome includes a window with the following:
- the PDZD11 gene encoding PDZ domain-containing protein 11 isoform X2 has protein sequence MEGRLPYDDFPVVFLPPYESPPAWVPPHERVYHPDYNNELTQFLPRTIVLKKPPGAQVIPDSDAHRAGLQEGDQVLSVNDVDFQDIEHSKAVEILKTAREITMRVRYFPYNYQRQKERTVH, from the exons ATGGAGGGCCGGCTGCCCTACGACGACTTCCCGGTGGTCTTCCTGCCGCCCTACGAGAGCCCGCCCGCCTGGGTGCCGCCGCATGAG AGGGTGTACCACCCCGACTACAACAACGAGCTCACCCAGTTCCTGCCCCGCACCATCGTCCTGAAGAAGCCGCCCGGAGCGCAG GTGATCCCTGACTCGGATGCgcacagagctgggctgcaggaaggggaCCAGGTGCTCTCAGTAAACGATGTGGATTTCCAGGACATTGAGCACAGCAAG gctGTGGAGATCCTGAAGACGGCCCGTGAAATCACCATGCGTGTGCGTTACTTCCCCTACA ATTAccagagacagaaggaaagaactGTTCACTAG
- the PDZD11 gene encoding PDZ domain-containing protein 11 isoform X1 has protein sequence MEGRLPYDDFPVVFLPPYESPPAWVPPHERVYHPDYNNELTQFLPRTIVLKKPPGAQLGFNIRGGKASQLGIFISKVIPDSDAHRAGLQEGDQVLSVNDVDFQDIEHSKAVEILKTAREITMRVRYFPYNYQRQKERTVH, from the exons ATGGAGGGCCGGCTGCCCTACGACGACTTCCCGGTGGTCTTCCTGCCGCCCTACGAGAGCCCGCCCGCCTGGGTGCCGCCGCATGAG AGGGTGTACCACCCCGACTACAACAACGAGCTCACCCAGTTCCTGCCCCGCACCATCGTCCTGAAGAAGCCGCCCGGAGCGCAG CTGGGCTTCAATATCCGGGGAGGAAAAGCCTCACAGCTGGGAATCTTCATTTCTAAG GTGATCCCTGACTCGGATGCgcacagagctgggctgcaggaaggggaCCAGGTGCTCTCAGTAAACGATGTGGATTTCCAGGACATTGAGCACAGCAAG gctGTGGAGATCCTGAAGACGGCCCGTGAAATCACCATGCGTGTGCGTTACTTCCCCTACA ATTAccagagacagaaggaaagaactGTTCACTAG